aacatctccagagatggtgactcccCAGCTTTTCCCAAGCTCCCCTTGCACATTTGAACCATATGAAAGCCACGAAAGCTCCCCCTGGGGCACACACTGTGGTCAGTGTCTCTACGTGCAGCACTACAGACCCCAACGCAGGCAGCATCTCAGCATCATCAATGTTCCAGGATGATGTGGCCAGTGTCCCtcagctctgccccagcctCGGCTGTGAATCCACTTAGGACTTTCTGGCCGGGGGTGCCAGGCACACCATGAGTTGTATAAAAAAAGGTTTGgtttggctttaaaaataaacaaaaaaaaaagaatgtttaagGTGAACAATCCACCTCCAGCCCTTAGAAAAACAGCCAGCGCGCCACAAACCCAAGCAGGAAGACACTCAAAGCAGGACAATTAAAACTGAAgtaacaataaattaaaaatatccagCTGTGAGTCACAATGCCTTCTCCCTAAGGAcagaaaaacagacacaaaaatactccagaaaaacacaaagaagctttttttcctccctgtgaGCAAAGGTAAAAGCCCTGTTTTAGTGCAGAAGAGGCTCCTGCGCTGCCTGGACTTGGTGGGACTCTAGCCCCAGGGAGGAATCTCACCCTGAGACTAAATTCCTACTGAAACCTAGAGAAGATTTCACTGCCCTGTGATGGACGCGGCACGAGGGGACCGTGAGCAACAGCTTCTGCTCCCAAAGAGAAACCTCCCTGCGGGTGAGGGATCGCAGGGTGGAAACCACCAgctggaaaaaggagaaggcAGGGACGGGGCAGGACAGGGCAAAGCAGATATTGCTTCTCAAACAAATTTCTAGCCTAAAAATCCCCCTCTCCAGTAAATCCCATGCAGGGCTACTCCATAACATAAATAGAGTCCAGCTTAAAAGCCAGGTTCAATTCTAAGGCATCATAGACTATCATTCTCCCATGCTGGCAGGCCAGGGCAGCGGACGCTGCTCTCTAAAAGCCACCTTGCCATAAAAATCCAATTTCTGCAACGTCCTCTTCCCCCGAGTGCCTCCCCCTCGCCCCGCTCCTCGCAGCTGCGACAGGCAGCGGGTTGCGCTCCATCACCGCGAGGTAATTTGCTCGTTGTATTACTCCCCAAACGCCgtttaacagaaaaatcacGCCTAATAAGTAGATCTCTCTGTCTCAATAGCGATTTGGTCCTGATAAAATAACCTCTCCCCGCCAGAGGAGCAAGGGAACCAGCTGCTCGAAGTCAAGCTGCAAATTCAGGGAGCTATTTATGAAACCTCCTTCAAACAACAGGGCAGAGACACACAGCAGGATCTCCAGGAGTCACACAGAGCTGCTTCTTGAAGGTCTTATTACCCCTTTATGAGTCACTCAGCAGCAGTTACCAGCATCATAATCTGCATCCCAGCACTCGATCGACAGCAGAGAACATTCAGAAACCTGGTCCTTGGCTGGGTTGTtgccccattcccatccccaccAGGGTCTACAAGCTAGAGACCCAAAAGTGAGGAGGTGCTGGTACCTCATCCTGCTGCTGTGGAGAGCCAGAGCCTCCTGGTACTGCTGGACACAGTCCTCCTGGAAAATCAACAGAACCTTCCTGGCCAGATGCCCTAAGTTCACcctaaaaccaagaaaaaaaagagagcacgCTGTTATTTCTTTCGCTGTATGAAAATTAACGTCACGGTTCACATTGGATTGAAAGCTGACTCTCGAGTGGAGAAGGAGGGACTGGACGTGCAGTAATTCATGttgtaaagaaaacaatattgaATTATGATGGAGAGCAGAGGGAGGTTTCGGGGGGCAGAGGGATGCGGTCAGGGATGTCCTGGCTGCCATCCCCTTCCAAGGAGTTTCTGCCTTGGAGTTTAAGGCAAATAGCCAAGGTTAGACTGAAGATTAATTAAGATAAAGGAGCTGCCTGTTAAATATCACCATCCCTGGTAGGTATCGAAGCGTGCGTTGTATATCTCGTCCCTGTTCAATTCCCCTGGTTTCACTGGAAACTGAAAGGAGGATTTTTAAAGGTACAAAAGCCATCACTCACTTTACTACCAGGGCAAGTTAAGTAGATACGAAAGCACAAACACTTCCTAAATCAGCATCTCGACAAATTCATAACCACAAACTGAGTAAGAAGGAGCAATAGCCTGAAATGTGCTTATTCCTCATGGTCTCAGGCAGGGATTTGGCCCAACAGCAAGTCCCTCTCCCCAGAAAGAGGAGAGGGTTGGGACTTACTTATCCAGCTTGTGTATTTGCTCCTCATTGTagctcagccctggggagagaAGACAGTGATCAGCACGTTTATCCTGTTCATAACCCGATaaaccatggaatcatagactcattgaggctggaaaagacctctgagctcatccagcccaaccccaccacgctgactaaaccatgtcctgaagtgccacggccacacggctttttaacccctccagggatggagactccaccctgggcagccccttccagtgcagtaatatttcctaacaCCCAaaataaacctcccctggtgcaacttgatgAAAGGAGAGGAGCTGTGTGTAACGATAAGCCAGCTTGCCTCAGCAATTCAGCATTTCACAACACACAGAGATCACTCCGGGGGCTTTTCAGGGCTGCAGCGCCCGGGGTAATTCTCATGGTACAGGAATGATGGCAAAATGAAATGATTATctggttctatgattcatttttcCACCCTGAGAGCACAGGgatgctcctgctgcagccccacgTCTCGTGTCCCCGGGGCTGTTGTTCCCATCACTCACGCAGACACGTCCTGGCCCTCTTGAACTGCTTGTAGATCAGCTgcatcttctccaggcagcaCTCGATCTGCTGGATGCTGAAATCGAGGGACCGGAGGCGTGAGGTTGGGATGAAACGAGCAGGTTTGGGGTGAAATCGGAACACGCTCTAAGTGGGGGACGCTGCTCCTGCCCACGTCTGCGCCAGGGACGTCACCCAGAGTTAggggggggtgggtgtgtgTTCAGGGCTGTTAAATgctgaggggaactgggagggcactgggagggcactgggaggcactgaggGCAActgacagggtgctggggggaactgggagggcactgggagggcactgggaggcactgaggGCAActgacagggtgctggggggaactgggggaactgggagggcgctggggggaactgggaggaactgggagggcaTTAGGGGGAACTGGCAAggcactggggggaactggcaaggcactgggagggcactgggaggaactgggagggaactgggaggcaatGAGGGGGCTGTGCTCCGCTGTGCAGCAGCGTCTGCTCAATCcagcggagaagagcaaagctTTGGCAGGGGTTTCAGCAAATCTGGCTCTACGAACCTTTTGTCCTCATGCACTTGTTGCCCCTGCTTCACCAGCTCTGACAAAATGCCATCCAGCACCCCCTGGAAGTCAAAGATGCTGTGGGAGCACTGCGAGAGCTCCTCGGCGACCTGCGGAGGGGGAGGAGAGGTTGGAGTTGTCCCATCGCAGTGCTCTCTGCGGTTGCggatgctccccagccccacacagaatcaccaggttggaaaagactccttggatcatcaagtccagccattcctatctgcccctaaaccatgtccctgagcacctcgtctacccatcttttaagcccctccagggaaggggactcaaccccctccctgggcagcctctgccagtgcccaatgaccctttctgtgaaaaatttctttctgctatctagtctgaacctcccctggtggagcttgaggccattgccccttgtcctgtcgaGGCTCACCTTTTGCAGCCTTGTCTTCACCACGGCCACATCCTTCAGAGCCGGCACCACGGTGCCTCCTGGAACAGCCTCGTACctgaagaaggtcagaaaatacatattcttGAAGCAGATTATAATGCAGAGGCAGccatcacctgggagaagaaaacacacCCCATGCTGGAAGCCGGGCAGTGGATCGCTTGGACAATAAATCTGCATCCAGGGTACGGGATCGGAGCCACAAGGTGCTGATCCTTGGAAAACTCGCCCTGCCGTTTCCAATTGGTTCCAAAATTGCTGGTTTCATCCCCACCAGCTTTATGCCAGATGGGATGTTgtcctcctccctgcagctggcagGAGAGCCCAGAAGTGGAGCTGAGGCTGTTTGTGGGAAGCGGGGTCAGCGATGCTGGCCGGACCCAGAGCGGACCTGGCAGCTGATGCCATCCTGCCTGTTATTTTAACTCACCTGGCAGCAACAGctctttttccctttgccaCCAGCTGTTGGTAACCCCCCTGCCTCCTCCTCGTACTTACTCTGTGGCTCACGGGCTGTGACAGCCTGAAAACCCCATGGCAGGAGCTAGGGAGTGAGGGCTAAATCTGGGAATTGGGCACCGATCGTTAAAAACGGAcgcaaaaagaagaaacagccaCAGTGGCTCCTTTCACACAGCCCCCACGTACAGTGACAAAGCCTCTCACCTTCCAGCTACCAGCTTATTCGTGGAATTTTGCATAATTCTGATTATTCAGGCACCTTTGAGAGTCCCATGTGTTATCTCAGGGCAGCGCCAGTGCCTGCAACAGCCCCACAGCTGCAAAGCTGCCACACTTACAGCACGTGGGTCTTCTCCTCAGTGAGCTGCAGGTAAGCGAGCATGGAAACGgcccctctcctctgctccaAAATCCTCGAGCACTCCGTTTTCAGGTTCCCGCTGCCACGAGAGAAAACAGCTCATCCAACACACGCTCCCCAGCAGCTCGACCTCCATCCCAGGGCTGGCCATGAGTGGCAGggggtgaggatggagctggtggCTCCGTTCTTTtgcagaatgggttgggttggaaaggacctcaaagcccagccagttccatccctgccatgggcagggacacctcccaccggatcggggctccaagccccatccaacccctGGCACACGTCTCTTGAGTCAGAGAACACgctggctgtggggctgggctcCCTCCCAGCGCCCCGTGAGGGTACGTGGTGGTCCTGTGCTCCTTGGAAGACCCCAAGCCGTTGAAACCGTAGCACACGAAACTCTTGGTGCAGAGGAGGGATGGGTCCCCCCGACGCCACCCGTACTGGCAGCGGCTCCGGCACTCACATCACCCAGTGGAGACCTCTCGCCAGCAGCTCCCGGCAGCGCCACAGGGCCAGGGCGATGCGCAGCGTCTGGTGCACGGCACCCACCGCGCTCTGCAAAGCAAAGGGCTCTGCCGGCGGCTGCGTCTCCACAGCTGGAGATCCCCAGGGTCGAGCGGACACCCCCTCTTACCTTGGCTGCGCTGCAGTCGGCCACCACATCCACCTGGGGCACAAACTTTGGGAACACGAGTGCAGCTGGAAAGACAGACaggagtcatagaatcgtagaatcaggttggaaggacccaccggatcatcgagtccaaccgttcccaccaatctctaaaccatgtccctcagcaccttgtccacccgtcccttaaacccctccagggaaggtgactcaaccccctccctgggcagcctgttcagtgcccagtgaccctttccatgaccCTTTCACGATGCTCTGGGGAGCCAGCCTGGAGCCCctgagctgcggctgcagaccCACAGGGACATCTCACACCCACCTAAGCAAACCCTGCAGCCGCTCAGGGTTTCAAGCACGGGAGCTGCTCTGATGCTGAAAGCTTAGAGCAGCTCGCTGAGATGCTTTGGAaatgtggaatcatagaatgacagaTGGTTTGGCTtagaagggacttcaaagcccatccagttccacccctgggacacctcccactggatcaaggactccaagccccatccaacctggccttgaacccctccagggatggggcagccacctctgctctgggcaagctgttccagggcctccccaccctcacagcaatatttttcttcccaatatctcatctcaatctcccctcttccagcttcaaaCCATTACCTTGTATCAGGGTAATAATTGAAGCAAATCTCTCCTCTGGCGCCCACCCTGCGTGCCACAATCAGTCTCCAAGCCAAAGATACTCACGATCTCTGTATCGGACTCCTACCACATCTTCTGGTGGCTCAGCGGTGCTCAGCAAGGTCAGAGGGTTGTGCTCTGTGGTTCTGCAGAAACTATGAGCTTGTAGATTAGGATCCAACTCATAGAGATGACCTTCAAAGAAGTATTCTTGATGGTGAGGGACTATGTCTGTTTGTTTGAAGACCTCATCTAAAAACTTGGTGGtactgaaatgagaaagaaatgaagggATGACTAATAAGCAACGAGGTGAGCACTCAGACTCCTATTGCTTGAGTAGCCTGTCACCCTCTTCTTGGAGCAAAACATCCTGGAGGGTCAGCGGGGCCCCTCAAACAACCTCGTTGGAGTTTCCCATGTGCCACACCAGGAGCTGACAACTCCTAGTTAGCGCACTCCCCCACAAGGGCTGGTTTGAACCCTGTTTGCTTTAATCTGGTTTAACCgcagagcagaggagctccTCCCTACATCACCTACTGAAATGAGGGGCTGAGGCTCCTGAGCTCAGCTCTCAGACTCGCTTTTGAGAGTCTGAGAGCGAGCCTCGGCATCCTTACGTGTTGTAGGAGTGGATGTAGATGCGATGCGAGGAAgcctgctgcagggagaagacGTCGACCACGATCCTGTGCAAGATGTCGTTGGTCTCTGCAAAAAACTGGTCGAATCCCCAGCATTTCTCCTGATCGGCCTCCAGGATGTTGGCCAAAATGGGTGTCAGCTGGTCCTTCAGCCCCCTGCAGCAGGAGAAGAGATGTTCACACTGACTCCTCTGCCTCGTTAAAGCTTCCCATGCTCTCGGAGGTGGGATGCCCTCTCCAGCCTCGGTGCCCTGCGTGGTGGGAGCTGATCCCGGCCAGGGACACTCACACAGACAGTCGGCAGGTGATGGGCAGCTCGTAGCTCCACTCGATGCTCCCGTTCTCCTGCCTCTGGACCCCCGCGATGGCTCCTGGAGGCTTCTCGGTCGTAATTTTATACCTGTCAAGAGGGAATCGCTCACAGGCGAAACGAGCCAAGGACCTCCCTTTGGGTACAGCAAAGAGGGAAAGGGCAGAGCGGGGATGGGCTGGGAGAGACACTATTcagaggcattaaaaaaaaatacaaagggggtaaacatttcaaaaaaaggcaaaaaatttCAACTAGGTGTTAaccctgcctcctcttctttaaCCACAAAGTCGCGAGGATGCACCCAGCCAGCCGCGGTACCTACATGATCTCCTTGTTCCTGCGGGGTCCCCCAAAGGGGATGAAGGGGAGGCTGCCGGTGGCAGCGTGGTAGAAGGTGACACCGATGCTCCAGAGGTCCACGGTGACGCCGTACGCCTTCTGCTGCGGCTTGCGCAGGACCGCGCGCTCGTACATGTCTGGGTGCTGCGGGGATGAAGCAGAGAGTGGCGCTGCCGTCGGGTATCAAGCCTCGGGTGCTGGGATTGAAAACTGACTGGTCTGACCTCTTCTACTGCTGGATCCTCCAAGCAAAATACTGCCTGGACCACTTCAAAATACTGCCCTCCCTCTTCAAAATACGTGGCCCCTGCGCATTGGGGTTCTCCAGGTCACTGCTGCTCTCTCTAAGTTGCCCTTTGGATGGAAGGATGGGGAGCAGCTTCCCCCAGGACTCCAGCGTGGTGACGTCCATACTTACAAGATATTCCTCCGTTCCATAGACAGACACAAACTTTTCATCATCATCCAGCTCTCGGGCGGCCCCGAAATCCGTCAGCTTATAGATGCTCTGCCCGTCCTCCCCCATCAGCCGCATGATGTTGCCGGGTTTGATGTCCCTGTGGACGACGCCGTTCTCGCGGAGGTGGTTCATCCCTGCCACTGGGCACAAGTGGGAGGAGAGTTTTTGGTgtgtggagctggagctggggtcTGTTTAAAGGTAGGAGATGGGCCGAGGAGGGGAGAAGCAACCTGGTTGCTCACCCACACACTGCAGCACGATGAGGAACTCGGACTCGGCCAAGCCAAAGGCGTTCGCCGGGTCTTCCAGCACGCTGAGCAAGCTGCCGCTCGAGCAGTACTCCATCACCAGCACCTTCTGCTTGCTGCTGCCCTGCAACACGGAGCAGCCGTGAGGGCTCAGCTGGCCCCGTGTCCCAGCTGAGGGGGCCAGGTCCCCTTCTTTGGTTGGTGGGTCCCTAGGATTCTCCTGCTTGGACAAACCGGAGCTGGAGAACGGCTCCGCTGAGCTACGTGCCTGGCCAGGGACGAGAGCAGGCTACATCCATGCTCCAGCCCAGccacccagtgcccccagcGCCCCCGGGCTTGGTGCGGAGCtggagggaggtgggaggagaaggcagccCAGGACCACAgctcccctcctgcagcccagcccaggTCCCCAGCAGTACTGGCCCAGGTGGCACAGCAGGTTTCCGAGCTGAGGTCCCACTTACCGTCTCCTCCACGGCAAATAATTTGACAATGTTTTTATGGTTCAGCTTCCTCAGCATCTCAAACTCTCGCAACTGGACCTCCTGGGGCCGGAGGTAGCTGGCGTTATTGAAGACCTTCACAGCAACCAGCTCCCcagatttctgggaaaagaggaaaaagattaaaaaggaaatgggagGCGACGCCACCCGCATCCTCAGCAGCTCTGTCGGCTCCCACATCCCACTTGGGATGCAAACCACTCTGACAGTAAAACATGGTTTCTGAACCCATAGGCTGTTTTCTCCGCTGCAAACGCAACCTGCTTTTATTCACATCCTTCTCTTCCTGTCCCTGAAGCCCACGTGCTACGGGGCAGCGTGTTTATTCAGCTTCATAAATTGTTTATAGCTGGGGTCGAGGCTTGCAGCTCCCCACAGGGCAGCTTCCAAACCATCCCTGAAACCACCTCTCGTGCCCCGCGCCCTGCAGAGGCAGCTCGCTCAATAAACTTCAAAGCCCGGCGAGGCGGAGAGTCTCTATTCCAACCCTGCAAGTGTTTGCATGAAATATGCAAATTGCTGGGGATGGGGTTTTCAAAACCTCTGGGTATTCCCCCGCAAACAGCTTCTTCCTCCCGTGATGCGTGGGAGCACGGGGGAGCGGGACACCAAAAGCTGCCTTCGACCCCCTACTCTGAGCTGGTGcctggaaggaaggagaaaatgaaaagtgaaaatacaaCCCAACGCGGCCCCTGGCACTAGGAACCTCCTGGGAGGGTGAGAAGAGaggagcacaggcaggaggaagggTTGGACGGTGGCTTTGGGGTGGATGGTGTCTTTGAGGTGGACGGTGACCTTGGGGTGGTTGCTCCCCTCGCTTCCCCCGCTCACCTTGTTGCGAGCTTTGTAGACGGAGGCGGTGGCGCCCTGGCCCAGGAGGTCCTCGGTGCTCCAGAGGTAGTTTGGGGTGCTCTGCATCTCCAGCAATGATGCTGCGGAGGAGGAAAAGCACACGGGTCATCCTCAGCCAGCCCCACCACCAAGCTCCGGCGCTCATCCATCCTCGCCGGCCGCAGAACATGCCCCTTAGCCACCAGCCTCCTACCTCGCCGGCGTCGAGCGAAGGTTTGTGCATGGATGGAGCCGTCGGCACTgcccaaaaaacccaccctggcGCTGCGACCTGGCAGCTCAACCCTGACAGAGGCAGCAAACAAACTTCAGCGAGCTGCAAGGTGGCGAGAGGCACCTCCCCACCCCAGAGCAGAAACCTATGGCATTGCAAAACCCGCTCTGCAGGCGTCAGCTGTGGCGGCAGGAGGAAATGCTTCAGCTTCCTGCTTGAGCAAAAAAATTCCCAGTGTTGCAGCGATTCCGCGGCGCGCAGGGCGCTGCGGCCGGGATGGACTCTGGGAAGAGCAAAGGGTGCTGAGCTCCGGCCAGCCTGCAGCCTCGCTCGCAGGATGGAGACGGGAGACAAAGTCAGATGGGGATCCACATCCAGGGCTGCGTTCAACCTCGTTGGCTGCATTCAACCTCGTTGGCTGCATTGGATGTGGGCTAGTCACAGCCCTGAGGCTGTCCTGGTGCCCAGGGGGCATGGGGCAAACATGCAATAAAGCAGAATAGGTGCTGCAAGTAAGTGATTTGCAGTATTCAACCCCGGCACAGGGGACAGCCCCTTGCACTGGGGTGCATTTGGGATGAGCCACCACTGTTCCACTTCACCGagccaccagctgctccaggTAGGTGCTTtggagcacccatgggtgctcaCAGGGCATGCCAAGGCGGTTTAGCTCGACCCATCAATCTGTGAGAGCTGTTTTGCAGGATTTACAGGTCCCAGAGTTTTCCCACAtccagctgcagggatgggtgCTTCTGgactgctgcttctcctctccaggctgaacaaccccaactctctcagcctgtcctcgtacaggagatgctccagccctcaaatcatccttgtagcctcctctggacccgttccaacagctccatccccttcttatgttgaggattccagaactgggcacaatactccagatgaggtctcaccagagaggaatagaggggcagaatcacctccctccaccctgaaacaaaattatttcaaagacagaaaactcaGACTCAGGCGTTTTCTGAGACTTCCAACCTGTACCTGTTGTTTTGGGTCTCACCAATGGGTGAGCAGATTTGGGCTGGTGAGGGGAAAGACAGACTGGAAGGAAATCATTAAAATACTCTATAACACCCCCAAAAAAGATTGGTTTTGGGTTGTGCTGTGTGTTTTTTCACACATTTCTCCATAAGTGTGTGCAGAAGGGAACCCTCATACACCTCGATGACTGAATTGTGCCAAATTAACTGGAGACCTTGGAGCTCTTGGACTTTCAGCACATCCCAGTTAACCCAGTAGTTCTCCTGGCTGGCTGCACAGTCACTTCCAGCCCCAGGGGGAGATCCTGGTCCAACACCCAGCTCCTTTAGCCTTTCTTTCACTATTCTTTTAAATCCTGTAGCTTATTTCTTCTCCCTGGGTGCCCCAGGAGCAGGTTTTATCCTTCCTGTCTCAAGGCTGACACTTAAATCCTGTCTGGTTGCTCCAGTTTTTCACATCCATGGTCCAAATGGTGAGACCCTGGGGTGGCGAGGTGCCCACAGGGGATAAAACCCTGCGGGATGCGAGAAAGAGCAAAACCCCAGCCTCAAAACCACCTTTGtgataaaaaataatcattccAGCTGGTGGCAGCAAAGcctaaaatataaaaagcaagcAGGGTGCTGAGCCTGCAGCAGGAACCAGGGACTGGGGGGCTTGGGGTGAAggcagagcagcccagggctgtCCCCACGCTGTCCCTGGGCTCCACGAGCAGCATCGCGTGCGCCCCAGAGAGCCCTGAAACGGGGGCTGTGCTGGCTTACACCCCAGTTACACACCGGGTACACACCCAGTTACCTTCCCACACCTGCTTACACACCAGTTACACACCAGGCTATAGACTGGCTTGCACTCCCAGTTACACACCCAGTTACACATAAGGCTATATACTGGCTTGCACACCAGTTACACACCCAGTTACACACCAGACTATATACTGGCTTGCACACCCAGTTACACATCCAGTTACACACCAGGCTGTATACTGGTTTGCACACCAGTTACACACCAGGCTATAGACTGGCTTGCACACCAGTTACACACCCAGTTACACACCAGACTATATACTGGCTTGCACACCAGTTACACACCAGGCTATTTACTGGCTTGCATACCCAGTTACACATCCAGTTACACACCAGGCTATATACTGGCTTGCACACCCAGTTACATACCAGTTACACATCCAGTCACACACCAGGCTGTGATCTGAGCCTCTGAATTAACGAGTAAAAGC
This portion of the Phaenicophaeus curvirostris isolate KB17595 chromosome 24, BPBGC_Pcur_1.0, whole genome shotgun sequence genome encodes:
- the IKBKE gene encoding inhibitor of nuclear factor kappa-B kinase subunit epsilon, which translates into the protein MQSTPNYLWSTEDLLGQGATASVYKARNKKSGELVAVKVFNNASYLRPQEVQLREFEMLRKLNHKNIVKLFAVEETGSSKQKVLVMEYCSSGSLLSVLEDPANAFGLAESEFLIVLQCVVAGMNHLRENGVVHRDIKPGNIMRLMGEDGQSIYKLTDFGAARELDDDEKFVSVYGTEEYLHPDMYERAVLRKPQQKAYGVTVDLWSIGVTFYHAATGSLPFIPFGGPRRNKEIMYKITTEKPPGAIAGVQRQENGSIEWSYELPITCRLSVGLKDQLTPILANILEADQEKCWGFDQFFAETNDILHRIVVDVFSLQQASSHRIYIHSYNTTTKFLDEVFKQTDIVPHHQEYFFEGHLYELDPNLQAHSFCRTTEHNPLTLLSTAEPPEDVVGVRYRDPALVFPKFVPQVDVVADCSAAKSAVGAVHQTLRIALALWRCRELLARGLHWVIGNLKTECSRILEQRRGAVSMLAYLQLTEEKTHVLYEAVPGGTVVPALKDVAVVKTRLQKVAEELSQCSHSIFDFQGVLDGILSELVKQGQQVHEDKSIQQIECCLEKMQLIYKQFKRARTCLRLSYNEEQIHKLDKVNLGHLARKVLLIFQEDCVQQYQEALALHSSRMRKVCEIKKHLKRFSNHISTCSVEMMECQHCLHSALERFLQMEKWSLATVPLAPSPAQLSQARQEMAFRMQELLEQMRSVTCDLQFNNSIIERLSGVAPTPGI